The DNA segment ATGGCCCGGTCGCGATGCCGGGAGACCATGTGCCGGTAGCCGCCGTGGTGCCGGGTGTAGTCCGCCGGGCCGCCGAGCACCTCGCCGAGGAAGGTGGCGACGTGCTGGGGGTGGTCGTCCGACATCCGGGCGAAGAGCGGAGCGAGCAGTTCGTCCTTGCGAACGCGAGAGTAGAACTCCTCCGTGAGCCGGCTCAGCGCCTCGGCGCCGCCGGCCCACTCGTAGAGGGTGGGAGTCTGGTCCGTCACGATGTCGCCTTTCGCTGGGTGGGACCGGGTGGAGGGGGCGGGTGGGACCGGGTGGAGGGTGGCGCGGTGGTCAGGCGGCGTACAGGTCGAAGGTCGGGGTCGGCCTGCCGCCCTGGGTGAGGACGTCCAGCCGGGGATCGACCGTCAGCATCGCCTCGTGCAGCCGCTGGAGCTGCGGCGCGGGCTCCAGACCGAGTTCGTCCACCAGCCGGCGGCGCAGGGCGCGGTAGAGCTCCAGCGCCGAGGACCGTCGTCCCGAGCGGTAGAACGCGACCATGGCCTGGGCGTGCAGCCGCTCGTTCTTGGGGTGACGGCTCGTCAGTTCGACCAGTTCGGCGATGAGTTCGCCGTGCCGGCCGAGCCGCAGTTCGGCGTCGACGAGCCGCTCGGTGGCGAGCAGCCTGCCCTCCTCCAGCCGGGCCGCCTGGACGCGCAGCGGCTCCCCGGCGGGCACGTCGACCAGGGCCGGTCCCCGCCACAGCGCCAGCGCGTCGCGCAGCAGCAGGGCGGTCCGCTCCCCCTCGCCGTCCGCGAAGGCCGTATGGCCCGCCCGGGCCGCCCGCCGGAACGCGAAGGCGTCGACGTCGTCCTCCGCGACCCGCAGCAGATAGCCGCCGTGGCCGGTGGCCAGCAACTGCCGGGCGCGGTACCGGCCGTCCGGACCGCCCGAGCCGTCTGGGCCAATCGCGCCGTCTGGGCCGTCCGCGCCGCCGAGTGCGGTCGCCAGGGTGCGGCGCAGCCGCAGGACGTAGGTCTGGACGGTGCTGTGCGCGGTGCGCGGCGGCCGGGGCCCCCACACCTCCTCGATCAGGGTGGTCACCGGCACGAGCCGCCCCGGGTGAAGGGCGAGGAGCGCCAGGATCTGCCGCTCTTTTCCCGCCGCCGGGGTGACCGGAACTCCGCCGGCCACTGCGTGCAGGGGGCCCAGAACCTGAATCTTCACGAGTCCTCCGTAATATCACCGTGAAGTGCCTGGTCTCGGTAATTCCATGTGGCGATGGCCACGAGAGGAACGTAGGAGTGCGGGGCCGGGGGCCTCAATACGGTGGCACCGTAGGGCTGACCGTAGAATCTGAGCCGTACCGCACGCGTTTCCCGAAAAGGGCGACGGAGCGTGCCGCACGAAGGCGCTCCCGGAATTCGGGCAGGCCGAAGGGCGCGTTCTCCCCCGGTGCGGAACAGGGAAAGAGAACGCGCTCTCACCGAATACCGCGCCCGGTGGTCCGGTCAGGCGCGGCGGCCCGCGCACAGACGCGCGGTGTGCACCGTGACCGCCCTGAGGTAGAAGGCGTCGGGCCGCCACAGGATGCCGGTGCAGGCGTCGCCGTCCAGGAGCTGTTCCACGGTCAGCCGGTCGGCGAGGTCGAGCCGGTCGCCGATCTCGGCGAGCAGCCGGGCCAGCCGGGCGCGCAGGTATCCGCGTGCGGCCGGCCCCAGCGGAGCGGGCAGGTCGATCAGGAAGGTGCGGGTACCGGCCGGTACGAGGCCGGCCGCGGCCATCAACCGCGGCCAGTCCTCGACCACGGAGGTGGCACCGGGCAGCCGGGCCCGCCGCTCGGCGAACCGGTCCTCCAGCGCCGCGTCCAGCCGTGCCTGCAACCCAGGGCGGCCGATGCCGATGTCACGGGGCAGGAAACGGGGCGGAAGGCCGCGTTCGCAGACGGCGAGCAGTCCGCCGGGGCGCAGGGCGGACGCCAGGCTCGTCACGGCCGCCTGCTGGTCGCCCAGGTGACGGCAGACGTTGCCGGTCCAGACCAGATCGGCGGGGCCCAGGGCGCCGAACTCCTCGGGCTGTTCGGCCGGCCGGGTGCTGAGCCGGCCGGTCAGACCGAGTGCCGCGGCCCTGGTCCTCGCCCGGACCAGCTGCGAGGGGGACCGGTCGACCGCGACGACCTCCGCCCGGGGGAAGACACGGGCCAGTTCGCAGGAGGCCGCACCCGGCCCGCTGCCCACGTCCAGCACCCGGCGGACCGCCGCCACCCGGTCCGCGGGCACGAGCAGGTCCCGCAGCCAGCCGGCCGCCTCCGCCAGGAAACCGGAGTGCGGCTCCACCGCCAGTTCCGCCTCCGGTCCGGCGGCGAGGTCGTCGCCGCCGACATCCTCGATGTGGTGTGTGGTCATACGGTCACCTCCGGCGGCCAGCATGAGCATGCCGGGCAGGCCGGGCAAATCTTGTTGCCGTTTCCGGAATCCCGGCGGGCGGCGGCCGGTCAGCGGGCCGCGGCCGCCCGGACGTGGCGCACCGCCGGCGGGCGGAGCAGGTCCCGGGTGAAGATGTCCAGCAGGTCCCAGCCGGCCGTGAGCGGGAAGTAGTGGCCGCCGGGCAGGGTCTGGGTGCGCAGCGAACCGCGGGTGCACAGGCGCCAGCCGGCCGGTCCGGCGGCGGCAGCGCGGTCGTCCCGCCCGGTCATGAGGGTGACCGGG comes from the Streptomyces sp. SUK 48 genome and includes:
- a CDS encoding group II truncated hemoglobin; translation: MTDQTPTLYEWAGGAEALSRLTEEFYSRVRKDELLAPLFARMSDDHPQHVATFLGEVLGGPADYTRHHGGYRHMVSRHRDRAIEPAQRERWVELMREAMDVVGLPQDAEFRSAFIGYIEFGSRRAMANSQPGVGPGTRTTVKKWGWGEAAPGDD
- a CDS encoding AfsR/SARP family transcriptional regulator, with the protein product MKIQVLGPLHAVAGGVPVTPAAGKERQILALLALHPGRLVPVTTLIEEVWGPRPPRTAHSTVQTYVLRLRRTLATALGGADGPDGAIGPDGSGGPDGRYRARQLLATGHGGYLLRVAEDDVDAFAFRRAARAGHTAFADGEGERTALLLRDALALWRGPALVDVPAGEPLRVQAARLEEGRLLATERLVDAELRLGRHGELIAELVELTSRHPKNERLHAQAMVAFYRSGRRSSALELYRALRRRLVDELGLEPAPQLQRLHEAMLTVDPRLDVLTQGGRPTPTFDLYAA
- a CDS encoding class I SAM-dependent methyltransferase, with product MTTHHIEDVGGDDLAAGPEAELAVEPHSGFLAEAAGWLRDLLVPADRVAAVRRVLDVGSGPGAASCELARVFPRAEVVAVDRSPSQLVRARTRAAALGLTGRLSTRPAEQPEEFGALGPADLVWTGNVCRHLGDQQAAVTSLASALRPGGLLAVCERGLPPRFLPRDIGIGRPGLQARLDAALEDRFAERRARLPGATSVVEDWPRLMAAAGLVPAGTRTFLIDLPAPLGPAARGYLRARLARLLAEIGDRLDLADRLTVEQLLDGDACTGILWRPDAFYLRAVTVHTARLCAGRRA